DNA from Serinibacter salmoneus:
ACCTGGCGTCAGGCCAGGGGGCAATCGATCAGGGGGCCCGAACCTGGGAGCCCCCCATGTCCAGCATCATTCGCACCCTCGCCACCCTCGCCGTCGCCGCCCTCGTCTCGGCCGCGCCGGCACCCCCCACCGCGGCCGTCACGACTGCTGCGATCACGAAGACGACAGTCTCCACCAGCGAGACGTCCCCCAACGACAGATTGAGACCCTGGACCCTCGCGGCCGGCGCAATCGAGCACGAGCGCGGACCCGACGGTTCCCACATCCTCACCGTGGATCTCGGTCGCATCCGCCCCGTCGTCGGCGTGGCCCTCGAGCCGAGCGACCTCGCCACCGACCTCCCCCTCGCCCAGTGGTCGGTGGAGGTGTCCTGGAGCGGGAAGACCTGGCACGAGGTCGACTCCGGAACTGGCCCCACCCTCAGGATCGACGCCTCCTTCCCCGACCGATGGGTCCAGTTCGTCCGCATCATCCTCCCCCAGGACGCCGATCCCGCATGGAGCGGCGCATCCGTTGACGTATTCCGCCCGGCGCGCCTCGGGACTCTCGACCCGGCCCCGCAGCCCCAACCGCACATCACACCCACACCCGAACCGGAACCGGAACCCAGTCAACAGGTGGGTTCCCTTCCCGTGGGTCAGGCCCGGTACCCCGTCCCTGCCGGCGCGATCTACGCCGTCGCCGACGGCGCCCAGACGGGGACCGGCACCAAGCAGCACCCCTACGGTTCCCTGCAGTACGCGATCGATCGGGCCTCCTCTGGTGACACGGTGGTGCTCCGAGCCGGGCACTATCACGAGACCACCCGTATCCCCTTCAACAAGGCCCTCACCATCCAGAACTACCCCGGCGAGGCGGTCTGGATCGACGGTAGTGAGCAACTCACCGGTTGGTCCCGCACCGGGGCCACGTGGTCGGTGCCCTGGGACCACGCCTTCGACACCCGCGTCTCACACACCTCGGGCAGGGACGAGACCAGCCGGTTCCTCGACCCGCGCTATCCCGCAGCCAATCTCCCGGAGGGTGTCTGGGTGAACGGGACAGCCCTGGAGCAGGTCACCTCACTCGGTGCCGTGGGCAGTGACACCTTCTACGTGGACCGCTCCGCCGGCAGGCTCCACATCGGCCGCAACCCCTCCGGTGTCACCATCGAGGCCACCACGTTGGCCAAGGCGCTGACGATCCACGGTGAGGGCTCGGTGATCCGCGGCATCGGCGTGCAGCGGTATGCCAACCACCTCGCGCTCATGGGGGCGGTCACTGCCGAGGTGAAGGACATCCGCATCGAGAACGTCGTGGTCCGCGACACCGCCACGGTCGGCCTGTACGGCTGGAACACCGGCAAGGTCTTCGACCGCGTGACCGTCAGCGGTAACGGCATGCTCGGCATGGGACTGAACGACTCCGACGGCGCCCTCATCACCGGGGTGCTGGCCACCGGGAACAACGCCGAGCGGTTCAAGGCCGAGCCGGTGGCGGGCGGCGCCAAGTTCACCACCAGCGACGACATGCTGATCCGGGACAGTTCGTTCAGCGAGAACGTCCACGCCGGCCTCTGGCTCGACGAGTTCGCGAACGACAGCGTGATCGTGCGCAACACGATCGAGGGGAACACGGGCACCGGCGTGCAGGTCGAACTGCTCACCGACGCGCTGCTCGCGGGCAACAGCGTCCACGACAACGGTGCCTACGGGGTCTCGATCGTGGACGCCTCGGACGTGACGATGTGGAACTCCACGGTGGTGTTCAACGGGAAGGGTCCGGTGCGCATGGCCCAGGACTCCCGATACTCCAGCGCCACCGACTGGTTCACGCGGGGGATCACGGTCCGCAACACCGTGCTCGGCCTGTCAGGTTCCTCGGCGCTGTGCCCGATCGTCTACGACGACCAGACCCGGTCACTGTTCCGCGCCGACCTGAGCCTGGACTTCGACCACAATCTCCTGCACCGGGACTCCGCGACCGCTCCGGAACGGATCACGTGCCTACCCAACGGCGCCAGTGGCCTCCAGGCCACTCGCACCCTCAGCCAGTTGCGGAGCATCGGGTGGGAGGCGAATGGCCACCTCGCCCACGGCAGTGAGGTCACCCTGGTACGGGGCGAGGCCGTCCCGACGGCGGTGGGCACGGCCCTGCCCGCGGACGTGGCCGAGATGATCGGCGCCGAACCGGGATCCACGATCGTGGGGGTGCCCTGGAGAAGCTGACCCGATCGACCCGAGGCGAACTGACGCGCCGCGGAGATCCTCCGCGGCGCGTCAGTCCCGCGCCACGTCCCTCTCACCCAGGAGCGGATCCGGCGGCTCGTCGGCACCGTTCGGCCAGGCGGCCCATGGCCTCGCGCAACGCCCCACCCTCGAGGACCTCCACATCGGCGCCGAGCGCCATCAGCCGGCGCGCAAGCTCATCGGCATCCGACCCACCGATGGTGAACCGGCACACTGCCGGACCGAGCGCCTCTATCCCGAGCGGGAATCCGATGCGTGAGCGCACCAGCTCCGCAGAGGCGTGCACCAGCACGACGGCGTGACAGGCCCAGGTGCCGCGGATCACGCTGCGGGTGACGTACTCGGCGGCATCGCCCCCGGGTACGGGGCGCGCGATGAACGTCGCACCGGTGGGCGCCGGGCGCGCCGCGCGATCCACCCGGAAGATGCGCCAGTCGTCCCGGTCGAGGTCCCACGCGAGCAGATACCACAGTTTTTCCCATCGGATGAGGCGATGTGGCTCCACATGACGCCCTCGCGTCTCCTCGTGCGGGCGGGTGTAGTCGAACCGGGTCCGCTCCCGTCCCCTGACGGCAGAGGCGAGGACACCGAGTGCGGGTAGGTCGATCCCGACGGCGGACCCACCGACCGTGCTCGTGGCGGCGCGGATCGCCGAGACGCGATGGCGCAGACGAGAGGGCATGACCTGTTCGAGCTTCGCCAGTGCAGTCAGGGAGGGGGACTCGACATCGATCCCTCCGCCCGCTGCAATCCCCAGCCCGATCGCCACGGCGACCGCTTCGTCGTCGTCCATCAGCAACGGCGGCATCGCGCTGCCCGCGCTCAGGCGGTAGCCACCGCCCAGACCGGGACGCGACTGAACGGGGTACCCCAAGCTGCGCAACTTTGCGACGTCGGCCCGCACCGTTCGAGTCGTGACATCGAGACGCTCGGCCAGCTCCGCGCTCGTCCACTCCCGCGGGCGCTGCAGGACGGAGAGCAGGCTCAGGAGCCGTGCGGAGGTCGCGAGCATGCCGACAGGTTCCCACACATTCAGGAACCTCCTCTTCCGCATTGCGTGGGAACGTGACCCCATGAGCCACCCCACGACGACACCCTTCCGCATCCAGATCCCCCAGGCCGCGCTGGACGACCTGCGCAATCGACTGGCGGCGACCCGATGGCCGCACCCGGTCCCGGGACGCGAGGACCGCACCGACTTCAGCCGCGGCATCCCACCGGCATACGTGCGCGAGCTCGCCGAGTACTGGAACCACGACTTCGACTGGCGCGCACAGGAGGAACGGCTCAACGAGCTCGCCCAGGTCACCACCACCGTCCAGGGGCAGAGCTTCCACGCCGTGCACGCGCGCTCGGCCAACCCCGCGGCCACGCCGCTCCTGCTCGTCCACGGATGGCCCGGATCGTTCGTGGAGTACCAGCGACTCCTGCCGCTGCTGACCGACGACTTCCACGTGGTGATCCCCTCACCACCGGGCTTCGCCTTCTCCACACCCCTGAGCTCCACCGGATGGGACCTGGCCCGCACAGCCGGCGCGTACGCGGACATCATGACCCGCCTGGGGTATCCCACGTTCGCCGCCCACGCCACGGACATGGGCACGGGAATCCTCGGCGAGCTCGCAACAGCACACCCGGAGCGGGTTTTCGCCGCCCATTACGCCGCTGAACAGCGCATCCTCGGCCTGGTGGGGACGATCTTCCCGGCCCCCACGGATCTGTCCGATCCCGAGCGTGAGGTCCTCGCCGGTAAGAACACCGAGGCGGCCGCCGATGCCGGCTATCTCGCGATGCAGCAGCACCGGCCGGACACGATCGGCGTCGCACTCACCGACTCCCCGGTCGCGCAGCTCGCGTGGATCGCCGAGAAGTTCCGGGCCCGTACGGCCGCCACGCCGGATGAGACGGTGAACCGGGACCAGCTCCTCACCCTGGTGAGCCTGTACTGGTTCACCCGCAGCGGGGAGTCGAGCGCACAGTTCTACTACGAGTCGGTCCACTCGGGCCGCCCCCCGAGCATGGGCGCTCCGGTGCGCACGGGATGGGCCGTCTTCGACTCCCACCCGCTGGTGCGACGCGTGATGGACCCCGCCGGCGCCGTCGACCACTGGAGCGACTCCACCGAGGGCGGGCACTTCCCCGCGATGGAGACCCCGGAGCTGCTCGCCCGGGACCTGCGCGACTTCCTGCGCTGAGCCGACAACGCCGATGGGGCCGCTCCGGTGTGGAGCGGCCCCATCGGCATACGATCGAGTGGGTGGAGCCAGCGGGACTCGAACCCGCAACCCCC
Protein-coding regions in this window:
- a CDS encoding right-handed parallel beta-helix repeat-containing protein, with product MSSIIRTLATLAVAALVSAAPAPPTAAVTTAAITKTTVSTSETSPNDRLRPWTLAAGAIEHERGPDGSHILTVDLGRIRPVVGVALEPSDLATDLPLAQWSVEVSWSGKTWHEVDSGTGPTLRIDASFPDRWVQFVRIILPQDADPAWSGASVDVFRPARLGTLDPAPQPQPHITPTPEPEPEPSQQVGSLPVGQARYPVPAGAIYAVADGAQTGTGTKQHPYGSLQYAIDRASSGDTVVLRAGHYHETTRIPFNKALTIQNYPGEAVWIDGSEQLTGWSRTGATWSVPWDHAFDTRVSHTSGRDETSRFLDPRYPAANLPEGVWVNGTALEQVTSLGAVGSDTFYVDRSAGRLHIGRNPSGVTIEATTLAKALTIHGEGSVIRGIGVQRYANHLALMGAVTAEVKDIRIENVVVRDTATVGLYGWNTGKVFDRVTVSGNGMLGMGLNDSDGALITGVLATGNNAERFKAEPVAGGAKFTTSDDMLIRDSSFSENVHAGLWLDEFANDSVIVRNTIEGNTGTGVQVELLTDALLAGNSVHDNGAYGVSIVDASDVTMWNSTVVFNGKGPVRMAQDSRYSSATDWFTRGITVRNTVLGLSGSSALCPIVYDDQTRSLFRADLSLDFDHNLLHRDSATAPERITCLPNGASGLQATRTLSQLRSIGWEANGHLAHGSEVTLVRGEAVPTAVGTALPADVAEMIGAEPGSTIVGVPWRS
- a CDS encoding helix-turn-helix transcriptional regulator, which produces MLATSARLLSLLSVLQRPREWTSAELAERLDVTTRTVRADVAKLRSLGYPVQSRPGLGGGYRLSAGSAMPPLLMDDDEAVAVAIGLGIAAGGGIDVESPSLTALAKLEQVMPSRLRHRVSAIRAATSTVGGSAVGIDLPALGVLASAVRGRERTRFDYTRPHEETRGRHVEPHRLIRWEKLWYLLAWDLDRDDWRIFRVDRAARPAPTGATFIARPVPGGDAAEYVTRSVIRGTWACHAVVLVHASAELVRSRIGFPLGIEALGPAVCRFTIGGSDADELARRLMALGADVEVLEGGALREAMGRLAERCRRAAGSAPG
- a CDS encoding epoxide hydrolase family protein, producing the protein MSHPTTTPFRIQIPQAALDDLRNRLAATRWPHPVPGREDRTDFSRGIPPAYVRELAEYWNHDFDWRAQEERLNELAQVTTTVQGQSFHAVHARSANPAATPLLLVHGWPGSFVEYQRLLPLLTDDFHVVIPSPPGFAFSTPLSSTGWDLARTAGAYADIMTRLGYPTFAAHATDMGTGILGELATAHPERVFAAHYAAEQRILGLVGTIFPAPTDLSDPEREVLAGKNTEAAADAGYLAMQQHRPDTIGVALTDSPVAQLAWIAEKFRARTAATPDETVNRDQLLTLVSLYWFTRSGESSAQFYYESVHSGRPPSMGAPVRTGWAVFDSHPLVRRVMDPAGAVDHWSDSTEGGHFPAMETPELLARDLRDFLR